In Candidatus Desulforudis audaxviator MP104C, a genomic segment contains:
- a CDS encoding transposase, giving the protein MAIIPQQRLFGWQEIDELGDLERFLLVVNHLPDEQLMQKLERERGKGRDDYPVRAVWNSILAGIVFQHVSVESLRRELCRNGQLRELCGFDPARGEDAVPPSYIYSRILVKLMRHADEVENIFTRLVDEIRVLLPDFGRILAIDSKAVSSLARGKKRDEEEKVQKPDGRRDTDADWGRKTYRGRKKGGTLWEKVVWWFGYKLHLVVDAVYELPVGFAVTKASASDVKEGHILIDRVAKEHPEIVARCEALAADKAFDDIKLNVKLWDEYRIKPVIDIRNTWRDGEETWLVTGKENIVYDYRGTVYCCCPETNKRREMAFGGFEKDRETLKYRCPARHYGVECRGMEQCAATGGIRIPLVEDRRIFTPLARSSYKWKTLYKKRTAVERVNARLDEAYGFEKHFIRGLKKMKLRCGLALMVMLAMAVGRLRQKQGIDLRSLVKAA; this is encoded by the coding sequence ATGGCCATTATACCACAACAGCGGCTTTTTGGGTGGCAGGAAATCGACGAACTCGGTGACTTGGAACGTTTTTTGCTTGTAGTGAACCACCTGCCCGATGAGCAGTTGATGCAAAAGCTGGAGAGAGAGCGTGGTAAGGGACGGGATGATTACCCGGTGCGGGCGGTTTGGAACTCCATCCTGGCCGGGATCGTATTTCAGCACGTGTCTGTGGAGAGCCTGCGGCGGGAACTCTGCCGGAACGGCCAGTTGCGGGAACTTTGCGGTTTTGATCCGGCCCGGGGCGAGGATGCCGTTCCGCCTTCTTACATATACAGCCGCATCTTGGTGAAACTGATGCGGCACGCCGACGAAGTGGAAAACATATTTACGCGGCTGGTGGATGAAATAAGAGTGCTGCTACCGGATTTCGGTCGAATTTTGGCCATAGACAGCAAAGCCGTCAGCAGTCTGGCCCGGGGCAAAAAGCGGGATGAAGAAGAGAAGGTCCAAAAGCCTGACGGGCGCCGGGACACCGATGCGGACTGGGGCCGGAAAACATACCGGGGGCGTAAGAAAGGCGGCACCCTATGGGAAAAAGTCGTGTGGTGGTTTGGCTACAAACTCCACCTTGTAGTTGACGCTGTTTATGAACTGCCGGTGGGATTTGCGGTGACAAAGGCGTCGGCCAGCGACGTGAAAGAGGGACATATACTCATTGATCGGGTGGCGAAAGAGCATCCGGAGATTGTGGCCCGCTGCGAGGCATTGGCGGCGGACAAAGCCTTTGACGACATCAAGCTAAACGTGAAACTCTGGGACGAATACCGGATCAAGCCCGTGATTGACATCCGCAACACGTGGCGGGACGGCGAGGAGACGTGGCTTGTAACCGGTAAGGAGAACATCGTTTACGATTACCGTGGAACGGTTTATTGTTGCTGCCCCGAGACAAACAAACGTCGCGAGATGGCCTTCGGGGGATTTGAGAAAGACCGGGAAACCTTGAAATACCGCTGTCCGGCCCGGCACTACGGAGTAGAGTGCCGGGGCATGGAACAATGTGCCGCAACCGGTGGGATACGTATTCCCCTGGTGGAAGACCGGCGGATCTTCACCCCGCTGGCGCGGTCCAGCTACAAGTGGAAAACACTCTACAAAAAGCGTACGGCGGTAGAAAGGGTAAATGCCCGCCTGGACGAGGCCTACGGATTTGAAAAGCATTTCATTCGGGGCTTGAAGAAGATGAAGCTACGTTGCGGGTTGGCCCTGATGGTGATGCTGGCGATGGCCGTGGGCCGACTGCGACAAAAACAAGGAATAGACTTAAGGAGCCTGGTGAAGGCGGCCTGA
- a CDS encoding Mur ligase family protein gives MNGRLLIAICGAKSAARCSQMLGRPGSSLPGKVALALYPGTLRQLAARAERGVILVTGTNGKTTTNNMLARILREAGQRVVCNREGANLVTGVTTAFVREADLRGRLRFDYAVLEVDEAAFPGVAAQVNPRAVVVTNFFRDQLDRYGELDTTIALIREALKRLPRVRLVLNADDPLVAQFGLLGLRTVHYGLAPHARVVEGGHHTREARFCPQCGTTLQYSFYHYSQLGLFRCAGCGFRRPEPEVEALQARYQGEGVSCVIRRGDEEYVLEMQTQGFYNLYNALAAYTAGTLLGVDPVRVIGSLETYEPAVGRLERFRYRDKPVFLNLVKNPAGFNEGLNLLPANPGTKDVFIAVNDNVADGRDISWLWDVDFEMLETVQERVPRFVCSGLRAEDMGVRLKYAGVDPKRIVVQPNLKTAVATTLEGPGEAAYFFATYTALWPVERILRPRLTPEGRMDHAHRGTSIS, from the coding sequence ATGAACGGCAGGCTTTTGATCGCCATCTGCGGCGCCAAATCGGCCGCCCGGTGCAGTCAAATGCTGGGGCGGCCTGGGTCGTCTCTGCCGGGGAAGGTCGCCCTGGCCCTTTATCCCGGAACGCTGAGACAACTGGCTGCCCGGGCGGAGCGGGGGGTAATCCTGGTCACCGGGACCAACGGGAAAACGACCACGAACAACATGCTGGCCCGCATCCTGAGGGAGGCGGGCCAGCGGGTCGTGTGCAACCGGGAGGGCGCGAACCTGGTCACCGGAGTGACGACCGCGTTCGTACGGGAAGCCGACCTGCGCGGCCGGCTGCGGTTTGACTATGCGGTCCTGGAAGTGGATGAAGCCGCTTTTCCGGGAGTGGCGGCCCAGGTCAATCCCCGGGCGGTGGTGGTCACCAATTTCTTTCGCGACCAACTGGACCGTTACGGGGAACTCGATACGACCATCGCGCTGATCCGTGAGGCTCTGAAAAGGCTGCCCCGGGTCCGGCTGGTGCTCAACGCCGATGACCCGCTGGTGGCCCAGTTTGGTCTCCTGGGGCTGCGCACGGTCCACTACGGCCTGGCCCCGCACGCCCGGGTGGTCGAAGGCGGTCACCACACCCGGGAGGCGCGCTTCTGTCCCCAGTGCGGCACCACCCTCCAGTACTCTTTCTACCACTACAGCCAGTTGGGGCTGTTCCGGTGTGCCGGCTGCGGGTTCCGCCGGCCCGAACCGGAGGTGGAGGCTTTGCAGGCCCGCTACCAGGGGGAGGGGGTATCCTGCGTCATCCGGCGGGGGGACGAGGAATATGTGCTGGAGATGCAGACCCAGGGGTTCTACAACTTGTACAACGCCCTGGCCGCCTATACGGCCGGGACCCTCCTGGGGGTGGACCCCGTGCGGGTGATCGGGAGCCTGGAGACTTACGAGCCGGCGGTTGGGAGGCTGGAGCGCTTCCGCTACCGGGACAAGCCGGTGTTCCTGAACCTGGTGAAGAACCCGGCCGGCTTCAACGAGGGCCTCAACCTGCTGCCGGCCAATCCGGGGACCAAAGACGTATTCATCGCTGTGAACGACAACGTGGCGGACGGCCGGGACATCTCCTGGCTCTGGGATGTCGATTTCGAGATGCTGGAAACGGTGCAGGAAAGAGTACCCCGGTTTGTGTGCAGCGGCCTCCGGGCGGAGGACATGGGGGTGCGCCTGAAATACGCCGGGGTGGATCCCAAGAGAATCGTGGTGCAGCCGAACCTGAAGACTGCTGTGGCTACAACCCTCGAAGGTCCCGGAGAGGCGGCGTACTTTTTTGCCACCTACACGGCGCTTTGGCCGGTGGAGAGAATCTTGAGACCGAGGCTGACCCCGGAGGGGAGGATGGACCATGCTCATCGCGGGACATCTATATCCTGA
- a CDS encoding type 1 glutamine amidotransferase, producing MLIAGHLYPDLLNLYGDRGNLIAYSRRCLWRRIPVSVREIPLGEPVDFRELDFLFIGGGSDREQGILAEDLQRRRDNLKAAIEDGLVVLAICGGYQVLGHYYQLTEDKVIPGLRLLDFYTRAGAKRLIGNCAVELELDGRPVRVTGFENHSGQTFLGQVKPLGRVLAGYGNNGADGLEGARYRNVFCSYLHGPLLPKNPRLTDHLISLALRRRGQNPFLTPLDDRLEEQACTAVLNRLKVR from the coding sequence ATGCTCATCGCGGGACATCTATATCCTGACCTTTTAAACCTGTACGGGGACCGGGGGAACCTGATCGCATATTCCCGGCGGTGTTTGTGGCGGCGGATCCCGGTCAGCGTTCGGGAGATACCGCTCGGGGAACCGGTGGACTTCCGGGAACTGGACTTTTTGTTCATTGGCGGGGGTTCGGACCGGGAACAAGGGATCCTGGCGGAGGACCTGCAAAGGCGCCGGGACAACTTGAAAGCGGCCATCGAGGACGGACTGGTGGTCCTGGCCATTTGCGGCGGCTACCAGGTTCTTGGTCACTACTACCAGCTTACGGAGGACAAAGTCATCCCGGGCCTGCGGTTGCTCGACTTCTACACGCGGGCCGGCGCGAAACGGCTCATCGGGAACTGCGCGGTGGAGCTTGAACTGGACGGACGCCCGGTGCGGGTGACCGGATTTGAGAATCACTCCGGTCAGACTTTCCTGGGTCAGGTGAAACCCCTGGGCCGGGTGCTGGCCGGTTACGGCAACAACGGCGCCGACGGCCTGGAGGGGGCCCGCTACCGCAACGTTTTCTGCTCCTACCTCCACGGTCCCCTGCTCCCCAAGAACCCCCGGCTGACCGACCACCTCATCTCCCTGGCCTTACGGCGGCGAGGCCAAAACCCCTTTTTGACCCCGCTTGACGACCGCCTTGAAGAGCAGGCCTGCACCGCGGTCCTGAACCGGCTCAAGGTGCGTTAG
- a CDS encoding PrkA family serine protein kinase, translating to MSFLHNLEEYRAARRKLEWQGTFKEYLELVRRRPWICQLSHSRIFRMIMAAGVEKTEGVKRYRFFTRELFGLDEALEKLVEEYLHPAARRLDVRHRILLLMGPVSGGKSTLVTLLKRGLEEYSRTDEGAVYAIKGCPMHEEPLHLIPAAVRDAFAKEYNVHIEGELCPVCRLRVETEYAGRIEEVPVERIFFSEERRVGIGTFTPSDPKSQDIAELTGSIDFSTIAEYGAESDPRAYRFDGELNIANRGLMEFQEMLKCDEKFLWNLLSLSQEGNFKAGRYSLISADEMITAHTNESEYRAFIANRRNEALVSRMIVMRIPYNLRVSDEVRIYEKLINQSDLNEVHLAPFALRAAAVFSVLSRLRESRKPGLDLVKKMRLYDGEEIEGFSRRDLAELRSEHPDEGMNGVDPRYVVNRLSSALIRSETGCLNALEVLRALREGLGQHPSIGREEQERLLNFIVTARQEYDEFARREAQHAFACSYEESARILCENYLDNVDAYCRQAAICDPVTGEKLEPDERLMRSIEEQIGISENAKKAFREEILIWVSAGSRKGKRFDFTRHPRLREAIEKKLFADMRDVIKITTSTRNPDPLQVKRIEEVRARLVADQGYCLVCAAELLRYAGSLLNR from the coding sequence ATGAGTTTTCTCCACAACCTGGAAGAATATCGTGCGGCCAGGAGAAAACTGGAGTGGCAGGGGACCTTCAAGGAGTACCTGGAGTTGGTCCGCCGCCGACCCTGGATTTGCCAGCTCAGTCACTCCCGGATCTTCCGGATGATAATGGCGGCCGGGGTGGAGAAGACGGAGGGCGTGAAGCGGTACAGGTTCTTTACCCGGGAATTGTTCGGACTGGACGAGGCTCTGGAAAAGCTCGTGGAGGAGTACTTGCACCCGGCGGCCCGCCGCCTGGATGTGCGTCACCGTATCCTGCTCCTGATGGGCCCGGTGAGTGGCGGCAAGTCCACCCTGGTCACCCTGCTGAAGCGGGGTCTGGAGGAATACAGCCGCACCGACGAAGGTGCGGTGTACGCGATCAAGGGCTGCCCGATGCACGAGGAACCCCTGCACCTGATCCCGGCCGCCGTCCGGGACGCTTTCGCGAAGGAGTACAACGTGCACATCGAGGGCGAATTGTGCCCGGTCTGCCGCCTCCGGGTGGAAACGGAATACGCCGGCCGCATCGAGGAGGTTCCGGTCGAGCGCATTTTCTTTTCCGAGGAGCGGCGGGTGGGTATCGGCACCTTTACCCCCTCGGATCCGAAATCTCAGGACATCGCCGAACTGACCGGCAGCATCGATTTCTCGACCATCGCCGAGTACGGGGCCGAGTCCGACCCCCGGGCGTACCGGTTCGACGGGGAGCTGAACATCGCCAACCGGGGCCTGATGGAGTTTCAGGAGATGCTCAAGTGCGACGAGAAGTTTCTCTGGAACCTTTTAAGCCTGTCGCAGGAGGGAAACTTCAAGGCCGGACGGTACTCCCTGATCAGCGCGGACGAGATGATCACGGCCCACACGAACGAATCCGAATACCGGGCTTTTATCGCCAACCGGAGAAACGAGGCCCTGGTGTCCCGCATGATCGTGATGCGGATCCCGTACAACCTTCGCGTTTCGGACGAGGTCCGGATCTATGAGAAGCTGATCAACCAGAGCGATCTTAATGAAGTGCACCTGGCCCCCTTCGCCCTGCGGGCGGCAGCCGTGTTCTCGGTGCTTTCCCGGCTCCGGGAATCACGGAAACCGGGACTGGACCTGGTGAAAAAGATGCGGTTGTACGACGGGGAGGAGATCGAGGGCTTCAGCCGCCGGGATCTTGCCGAACTGCGGAGTGAGCATCCGGACGAGGGCATGAACGGGGTTGATCCCCGGTATGTGGTCAACCGGTTGTCTTCCGCGCTGATCCGCAGCGAGACCGGTTGCCTCAACGCGCTGGAAGTGCTGCGGGCGTTACGTGAGGGACTGGGCCAGCACCCGTCCATCGGGCGGGAGGAGCAGGAACGTTTGCTGAACTTTATTGTCACCGCCCGCCAGGAATACGACGAGTTCGCCCGGCGCGAGGCGCAGCACGCGTTTGCCTGTTCCTACGAAGAATCGGCCCGGATTCTGTGCGAGAACTACCTGGATAACGTCGACGCCTACTGCCGCCAGGCGGCGATTTGTGATCCCGTGACCGGCGAGAAACTGGAACCGGATGAAAGGCTCATGCGTTCCATCGAAGAACAGATTGGTATTTCGGAAAACGCCAAGAAAGCTTTCCGCGAAGAGATTCTGATCTGGGTTTCGGCCGGGTCCAGGAAAGGGAAGCGGTTTGACTTCACCCGTCACCCGCGGCTGCGGGAAGCGATTGAGAAGAAGCTTTTCGCCGACATGAGGGACGTCATCAAAATCACCACATCGACTCGCAACCCCGATCCGCTGCAGGTCAAAAGAATCGAAGAGGTCCGGGCCCGGTTGGTTGCCGATCAGGGGTACTGCCTGGTTTGTGCGGCTGAGCTGTTGCGTTACGCCGGCAGTTTGCTGAACCGGTAG
- the yhbH gene encoding sporulation protein YhbH translates to MKQFTVGHEDWSLHRKGLPDQQRHREKVRQAIREHLSDIISEESIIVSEEDRVVKIPVPAIREYRFRFDQGRQKQVGHGGDGLEIGDMVAGGCPPALSGKGAGTEPGSDYYEAEITLDELSELMFEDLHLPNLRDKPRPQLVTESVDFRDVRKRGPAGNLDRRRTIKETFRRNALKGRPGLQKFTPEDLRYRTWNPVRRPESAAVVLAMMDTSGSMGPFEKHVARSFFFWMVRFLKTRYDNVEVVFLAHHTEARETTQDEFFSRGESGGTRCSSVYRLALDIVAERYSPRQYNVYAFHFSDGDNLASDNDLCVALAGQLVGVSNLVGYGEIEGPYYYTSTLRSAFKKIADPRFVTVVLRDKSEVYSALRTFFRAGPADEVGPDA, encoded by the coding sequence GTGAAGCAGTTTACGGTCGGACACGAAGACTGGTCCCTGCACCGGAAGGGCCTTCCGGATCAGCAAAGGCACCGGGAGAAGGTGCGCCAGGCCATCCGGGAACACCTGTCCGACATCATCAGCGAGGAAAGCATCATCGTCTCCGAGGAGGACCGGGTGGTCAAAATCCCGGTGCCGGCCATCCGGGAATACCGTTTCCGGTTCGACCAGGGCCGTCAGAAGCAGGTTGGTCACGGCGGAGACGGGTTGGAAATCGGCGACATGGTGGCGGGCGGTTGCCCGCCGGCCTTGAGCGGCAAGGGCGCCGGCACCGAACCGGGCAGCGACTATTACGAGGCGGAAATCACCCTCGACGAACTGTCGGAACTGATGTTTGAGGACCTACACCTTCCCAACCTGCGCGACAAACCGCGGCCGCAACTGGTCACCGAAAGCGTGGACTTCCGCGATGTGCGCAAGAGGGGTCCGGCGGGCAACCTGGATCGCCGACGTACCATCAAGGAAACGTTCCGGAGAAACGCCCTGAAAGGCCGACCTGGCTTGCAGAAATTCACCCCGGAGGACCTCAGGTACCGGACCTGGAACCCCGTGCGCCGGCCCGAGTCCGCGGCCGTGGTCCTGGCCATGATGGATACCTCCGGCTCAATGGGTCCGTTCGAAAAGCACGTCGCCCGATCTTTCTTCTTCTGGATGGTCCGGTTCCTGAAAACCAGGTACGACAACGTGGAAGTGGTATTCCTGGCCCACCATACCGAAGCCCGCGAAACCACGCAGGATGAGTTTTTCTCCAGGGGGGAGAGCGGCGGCACGCGGTGTTCATCCGTTTACCGGCTGGCCCTGGACATCGTGGCCGAACGGTACTCCCCGCGGCAATACAACGTATACGCCTTTCACTTTTCGGACGGCGACAACCTTGCCTCCGACAACGACCTGTGTGTGGCCTTGGCGGGCCAACTGGTCGGGGTTTCCAACCTCGTCGGATACGGGGAAATCGAGGGTCCCTACTACTACACGAGCACCCTGCGCAGCGCCTTCAAGAAGATCGCCGATCCCCGCTTCGTGACGGTGGTGCTGCGGGACAAGAGCGAGGTATACAGCGCCCTGAGGACTTTCTTCCGGGCCGGCCCGGCGGACGAGGTCGGTCCGGACGCCTGA
- a CDS encoding Ku protein, which yields MRPIWKGAVTFGLVYIPVKLYPATERRDIKFNYLHERCHTPIRYRKFCPHCEAEVPAQEIVRGYEYEKGRYVVLTEEELENLPTGGAGNISLLDFVPIEEIDPVYYDRSYYLSPAEGGEKVYSLLREALEKSGRVGVARVSIRTKESLAVLRVSGPALQMSTMYYPDEVRSPALLPELGAGVNLHANEVKMALNLVESLAGTFEPEKYRDERREAVSEIIRAKVAGETVVTAPPARPEKVVDLMEALKASIEQARKERGTKKAEGKRTRTKRPRPPAGDAAHP from the coding sequence TTGCGCCCGATCTGGAAAGGGGCCGTGACCTTCGGCCTGGTGTACATTCCGGTGAAACTCTATCCGGCGACCGAGCGCCGGGACATTAAATTCAATTACCTCCACGAGCGGTGCCACACACCGATCCGGTACCGCAAGTTCTGCCCCCATTGTGAGGCGGAAGTGCCTGCCCAGGAGATCGTCCGGGGCTACGAGTACGAAAAGGGCCGGTACGTGGTCCTGACGGAAGAGGAACTGGAGAACCTGCCCACGGGCGGAGCCGGAAACATTTCCCTCCTGGATTTCGTCCCCATCGAGGAGATCGATCCGGTCTACTACGATCGGTCCTACTATCTCTCACCGGCGGAAGGCGGCGAAAAGGTGTACAGCCTGCTGCGCGAAGCACTGGAGAAGAGCGGACGGGTCGGTGTGGCCCGGGTGTCCATCCGGACCAAGGAGTCGCTGGCGGTGCTTCGGGTCAGCGGCCCGGCGCTTCAGATGAGCACCATGTACTATCCGGACGAGGTGCGTTCCCCCGCGCTCCTGCCGGAACTGGGGGCCGGGGTGAACCTGCACGCCAACGAGGTCAAAATGGCGCTGAACCTGGTGGAAAGCCTAGCGGGAACTTTTGAGCCCGAAAAATACCGGGATGAAAGGCGGGAGGCCGTTTCCGAAATCATCCGGGCCAAGGTGGCCGGTGAGACCGTTGTGACGGCGCCGCCGGCGCGCCCGGAAAAGGTGGTCGACCTGATGGAGGCTCTGAAAGCGAGCATCGAACAGGCCAGGAAGGAGCGTGGGACGAAGAAAGCCGAAGGCAAGCGGACGAGAACAAAGAGGCCGCGCCCACCCGCTGGTGACGCGGCACACCCGTAG
- a CDS encoding peptidyl-prolyl cis-trans isomerase, whose amino-acid sequence MPKALLPLRRPGLVLVLVIAVLLAGLALGGCGRSGDVETVAVVNGEPISRDELYAEMYAQMGQQTLQELITRKLIIQEGRAQGVEISDADVQTRLDEVIESGFSSREEFQEALKAYGLEQKDLEQQIRVQLIVEGVLGKQIQLDEAEVKEYFEANRKRFGQPESLEARHIVLKTREEAESVRSELVSGADFAVLAREKSVDPLTAGGGGGLGTIRYGELIPAWQKALFGMETGLVNEVLETPSGFHVVEILEKHPAVEPVFADVEAKVRRELTEKEITQLYPAWVDSLWTKAKVEYK is encoded by the coding sequence CCTCAGGCGTCCCGGGTTGGTGCTCGTCCTGGTCATCGCGGTCCTGCTCGCGGGGTTGGCACTCGGCGGGTGCGGCCGGTCGGGTGACGTTGAGACGGTGGCCGTCGTGAACGGGGAGCCCATCTCCCGTGACGAACTGTACGCTGAAATGTACGCGCAGATGGGTCAGCAGACCTTGCAGGAGCTGATCACCCGGAAGTTGATCATCCAGGAAGGCCGCGCACAGGGTGTCGAGATATCAGACGCCGATGTCCAGACCCGGCTGGACGAGGTCATCGAAAGCGGCTTCTCGTCCCGGGAAGAGTTTCAGGAGGCCCTCAAGGCATACGGACTGGAACAAAAGGACTTAGAGCAGCAGATCCGGGTCCAACTCATCGTCGAAGGGGTGCTCGGAAAACAGATCCAACTGGATGAAGCCGAGGTAAAGGAGTACTTCGAGGCCAACCGGAAGCGTTTCGGGCAGCCCGAGAGCCTGGAGGCGCGCCACATCGTGCTTAAGACCCGTGAAGAGGCGGAAAGCGTCCGGTCCGAGTTGGTCTCCGGTGCCGACTTTGCCGTGCTGGCCCGCGAGAAATCGGTGGACCCCCTCACCGCCGGCGGCGGAGGCGGTCTGGGCACCATCCGGTACGGAGAACTCATCCCCGCCTGGCAGAAAGCCCTCTTCGGGATGGAGACCGGTCTGGTGAACGAAGTGCTTGAAACCCCGTCCGGTTTCCACGTGGTCGAAATCCTGGAGAAACACCCAGCCGTTGAGCCTGTGTTCGCCGACGTGGAAGCGAAAGTGCGCCGCGAACTCACCGAAAAAGAGATAACTCAGCTCTACCCCGCCTGGGTGGACAGTCTGTGGACCAAAGCCAAGGTGGAGTACAAGTAA